The following proteins are co-located in the Vigna unguiculata cultivar IT97K-499-35 chromosome 9, ASM411807v1, whole genome shotgun sequence genome:
- the LOC114164101 gene encoding zinc finger-containing ubiquitin peptidase 1-like isoform X2 has translation MDSDRFTTCPFCDSCLPLSQLTGHANFHFWELQHDFDLPAIIQRSPNANSPPQSLPREKATTVSLSGAKYSCGGETSSDNGECKVNDKISCLIVSQTRSEFHKVEAGLMTLLKNCLESEIGNSISILSGYVDHFQCLESEDAGWGCGWRNIQMLSSHLLVQRPEARKALFGGSGFVPDILSLQRWLEIAWEKGFDPLGSAQFNHVIFGSKKWIGTTECAALLRSFGLRARVVDFGPKGSQSIPGSSADNARNETSVHLVKKKDREGRGYQVLMDFVWNYFLDEISIQFGQKHVVISEKTPLYFQHDGHSRTIVGIQVNHQQKRHLQYNLLILDPAQSTAALERSLRQKVRWEELIKRGMHTLKKSQYQLCYVDPGIASEGEVEKLKTIDSIFLEF, from the exons ATGGATTCGGATCGATTCACCACTTGCCCCTTCTGCGATTCATGTCTACCCTTATCTCAACTCACTGG GCACgccaattttcatttttgggaACTCCAGCATGATTTTGACTTGCCCGCAATAATTCAACGCTCTCCCAATGCCAATTCACCCCCTCAATCTCTTCCG AGAGAGAAAGCAACCACTGTTTCACTGTCTGGAGCAAAGTATTCGTGTGGTGGTGAGACTAGTAGCGATAACGGGGAGTGCAAAGTGAATGACAAAATCTCGTGCTTGATTGTTTCTCAGACAAGGAGTGAATTTCACAAAGTTGAAGCGGGTTTGATGACATTGTTGAAAAATTGTTTAGAGTCTGAAATTGGAAATTCAATTAGCATTTTGTCGGGTTATGTTGATCATTTCCAGTGCCTTGAATCTGAGGATGCCGGATGGGGTTGTGGGTGGCGTAACATTCAAATGCTTAGTTCTCACTTGCTAGTGCAAAGACCTGAAGCAAGGAAAGCCTTGTTTGGTGGTTCGGGATTTGTTCCTGATATCTTGTCGCTGCAAAGGTGGCTCGAGATTGCTTGGGAGAAGGGTTTTGATCCGCTTGGATCAGCTCAGTTCAATCATGTTATTTTTGGTTCTAAAAAATGGATAGGAACTACTGAGTGTGCAGCTCTATTGCGTTCCTTTGGTCTTAGGGCAAGAGTAGTGGATTTTGGTCCTAAGGGATCTCAATCCATTCCAGGTTCTAGCGCTGACAATGCCAGGAATGAAACAAGTGTTCATTTggtaaaaaagaaagatagagaGGGCAGGGGTTATCAAGTTCTCATGGATTTTGTGTGGAATTACTTTTTGGATGAAATCTCAATCCAATTTGGCCAGAAACATGTTGTGATCAGTGAGAAAAC GCCTTTATACTTTCAACATGACGGTCACTCAAGAACAATCGTTGGAATTCAAGTCAACCATCAACAAAAAAGACATCTGCAATATAATCTCCTAATTTTGGACCCTGCTCag AGTACAGCCGCTCTTGAAAGATCCCTCAGGCAGAAAGTTAGGTGGGAGGAACTCATAAAAAGGGGAATGCATACACTGAAGAAGTCACAGTACCAG TTGTGTTATGTTGATCCTGGAATTGCTAGTGAGGGGGAGGTagaaaaactgaaaacaatTGATAGCATCTTCCTTGAATTTTAA
- the LOC114164101 gene encoding uncharacterized protein LOC114164101 isoform X3 — protein MDSDRFTTCPFCDSCLPLSQLTGRHANFHFWELQHDFDLPAIIQRSPNANSPPQSLPREKATTVSLSGAKYSCGGETSSDNGECKVNDKISCLIVSQTRSEFHKVEAGLMTLLKNCLESEIGNSISILSGYVDHFQCLESEDAGWGCGWRNIQMLSSHLLVQRPEARKALFGGSGFVPDILSLQRWLEIAWEKGFDPLGSAQFNHVIFGSKKWIGTTECAALLRSFGLRARVVDFGPKGSQSIPGSSADNARNETSVHLVKKKDREGRGYQVLMDFVWNYFLDEISIQFGQKHVVISEKTPLYFQHDGHSRTIVGIQVNHQQKRHLQYNLLILDPAQPLLKDPSGRKLGGRNS, from the exons ATGGATTCGGATCGATTCACCACTTGCCCCTTCTGCGATTCATGTCTACCCTTATCTCAACTCACTGG CAGGCACgccaattttcatttttgggaACTCCAGCATGATTTTGACTTGCCCGCAATAATTCAACGCTCTCCCAATGCCAATTCACCCCCTCAATCTCTTCCG AGAGAGAAAGCAACCACTGTTTCACTGTCTGGAGCAAAGTATTCGTGTGGTGGTGAGACTAGTAGCGATAACGGGGAGTGCAAAGTGAATGACAAAATCTCGTGCTTGATTGTTTCTCAGACAAGGAGTGAATTTCACAAAGTTGAAGCGGGTTTGATGACATTGTTGAAAAATTGTTTAGAGTCTGAAATTGGAAATTCAATTAGCATTTTGTCGGGTTATGTTGATCATTTCCAGTGCCTTGAATCTGAGGATGCCGGATGGGGTTGTGGGTGGCGTAACATTCAAATGCTTAGTTCTCACTTGCTAGTGCAAAGACCTGAAGCAAGGAAAGCCTTGTTTGGTGGTTCGGGATTTGTTCCTGATATCTTGTCGCTGCAAAGGTGGCTCGAGATTGCTTGGGAGAAGGGTTTTGATCCGCTTGGATCAGCTCAGTTCAATCATGTTATTTTTGGTTCTAAAAAATGGATAGGAACTACTGAGTGTGCAGCTCTATTGCGTTCCTTTGGTCTTAGGGCAAGAGTAGTGGATTTTGGTCCTAAGGGATCTCAATCCATTCCAGGTTCTAGCGCTGACAATGCCAGGAATGAAACAAGTGTTCATTTggtaaaaaagaaagatagagaGGGCAGGGGTTATCAAGTTCTCATGGATTTTGTGTGGAATTACTTTTTGGATGAAATCTCAATCCAATTTGGCCAGAAACATGTTGTGATCAGTGAGAAAAC GCCTTTATACTTTCAACATGACGGTCACTCAAGAACAATCGTTGGAATTCAAGTCAACCATCAACAAAAAAGACATCTGCAATATAATCTCCTAATTTTGGACCCTGCTCag CCGCTCTTGAAAGATCCCTCAGGCAGAAAGTTAGGTGGGAGGAACTCATAA
- the LOC114162556 gene encoding protein RESPONSE TO LOW SULFUR 2-like, which produces MALTMMAAIGICSGKQEKTVPPAPAENELKKRNEELEKELRESKEREEQMKRDLQSARERLRVAEEAEERLCSQLGELEAEAVYQARDYHAQIVSLMEQLSRAQSLLLKTGASSIPVSSSS; this is translated from the coding sequence ATGGCGCTAACGATGATGGCGGCGATCGGCATCTGCTCCGGGAAGCAAGAGAAAACGGTGCCTCCGGCGCCGGCAGAGAACGAGCTGAAGAAGCGGAACGAGGAGCTCGAGAAGGAGCTCAGAGAAAGCAAGGAGCGAGAGGAGCAGATGAAGCGCGATCTTCAGAGCGCGCGGGAGAGGCTGCGCGTGGCCGAGGAGGCCGAGGAGAGGCTCTGCTCGCAGCTCGGGGAGCTCGAAGCGGAGGCAGTTTACCAGGCACGTGACTACCACGCGCAAATCGTCTCCCTCATGGAACAGCTCTCACGCGCGCAGAGCCTCCTTCTGAAGACCGGAGCCTCCTCCATTCCGGTGTCGTCCTCCTcgtaa
- the LOC114164101 gene encoding zinc finger-containing ubiquitin peptidase 1-like isoform X1, translating to MDSDRFTTCPFCDSCLPLSQLTGRHANFHFWELQHDFDLPAIIQRSPNANSPPQSLPREKATTVSLSGAKYSCGGETSSDNGECKVNDKISCLIVSQTRSEFHKVEAGLMTLLKNCLESEIGNSISILSGYVDHFQCLESEDAGWGCGWRNIQMLSSHLLVQRPEARKALFGGSGFVPDILSLQRWLEIAWEKGFDPLGSAQFNHVIFGSKKWIGTTECAALLRSFGLRARVVDFGPKGSQSIPGSSADNARNETSVHLVKKKDREGRGYQVLMDFVWNYFLDEISIQFGQKHVVISEKTPLYFQHDGHSRTIVGIQVNHQQKRHLQYNLLILDPAQSTAALERSLRQKVRWEELIKRGMHTLKKSQYQLCYVDPGIASEGEVEKLKTIDSIFLEF from the exons ATGGATTCGGATCGATTCACCACTTGCCCCTTCTGCGATTCATGTCTACCCTTATCTCAACTCACTGG CAGGCACgccaattttcatttttgggaACTCCAGCATGATTTTGACTTGCCCGCAATAATTCAACGCTCTCCCAATGCCAATTCACCCCCTCAATCTCTTCCG AGAGAGAAAGCAACCACTGTTTCACTGTCTGGAGCAAAGTATTCGTGTGGTGGTGAGACTAGTAGCGATAACGGGGAGTGCAAAGTGAATGACAAAATCTCGTGCTTGATTGTTTCTCAGACAAGGAGTGAATTTCACAAAGTTGAAGCGGGTTTGATGACATTGTTGAAAAATTGTTTAGAGTCTGAAATTGGAAATTCAATTAGCATTTTGTCGGGTTATGTTGATCATTTCCAGTGCCTTGAATCTGAGGATGCCGGATGGGGTTGTGGGTGGCGTAACATTCAAATGCTTAGTTCTCACTTGCTAGTGCAAAGACCTGAAGCAAGGAAAGCCTTGTTTGGTGGTTCGGGATTTGTTCCTGATATCTTGTCGCTGCAAAGGTGGCTCGAGATTGCTTGGGAGAAGGGTTTTGATCCGCTTGGATCAGCTCAGTTCAATCATGTTATTTTTGGTTCTAAAAAATGGATAGGAACTACTGAGTGTGCAGCTCTATTGCGTTCCTTTGGTCTTAGGGCAAGAGTAGTGGATTTTGGTCCTAAGGGATCTCAATCCATTCCAGGTTCTAGCGCTGACAATGCCAGGAATGAAACAAGTGTTCATTTggtaaaaaagaaagatagagaGGGCAGGGGTTATCAAGTTCTCATGGATTTTGTGTGGAATTACTTTTTGGATGAAATCTCAATCCAATTTGGCCAGAAACATGTTGTGATCAGTGAGAAAAC GCCTTTATACTTTCAACATGACGGTCACTCAAGAACAATCGTTGGAATTCAAGTCAACCATCAACAAAAAAGACATCTGCAATATAATCTCCTAATTTTGGACCCTGCTCag AGTACAGCCGCTCTTGAAAGATCCCTCAGGCAGAAAGTTAGGTGGGAGGAACTCATAAAAAGGGGAATGCATACACTGAAGAAGTCACAGTACCAG TTGTGTTATGTTGATCCTGGAATTGCTAGTGAGGGGGAGGTagaaaaactgaaaacaatTGATAGCATCTTCCTTGAATTTTAA